In the Vitis vinifera cultivar Pinot Noir 40024 chromosome 2, ASM3070453v1 genome, one interval contains:
- the LOC100244092 gene encoding phosphoribulokinase, chloroplastic isoform X2 — translation MAICTVYTTQSLNSTCSVSKPAKPQLGFHQKQVVFFTKSRRRSGMSSCGSSVITCSAGEQRTVVIGLAADSGCGKSTFMRRLTSVFGGAAEPPRGGNPDSNTLISDTTTVICLDDYHSLDRTGRKEKGVTALDPRANDFDLMYEQVKAIKDGIAVEKPIYNHVTGLLDPPETIKPPKILVIEGLHPMYDARVRDLLDFSIYLDISNEVKFAWKIQRDMAERGHSLESIKASIEARKPDFDAYIDPQKQYADAVIEVLPTQLIPDDNEGKVLRVRLIMKEGVTYFSPVYLFDEGSTISWIPCGRKLTCSYPGINFSYGPDTYYGHEVSVLEMDGQFDRLDELIYVESHLSNISTKFYGEITQQLLKHSDFPGSNNGTGLFQTIVGLKIRDLFEQIVASRAATPLEATKA, via the exons ATGGCAATCTGCACCGTGTACACAACCCAATCTCTCAACTCAACATGCTCAGTCTCTAAACCAGCGAAACCTCAATTGGGTTTCCACCAGAAGCAGGTGGTTTTCTTCACCAAAAGCAGGAGAAGATCGGGCATGAGCAGCTGCGGCAGCAGTGTGATAACGTGCTCAGCTGGAGAGCAACGGACAGTGGTCATAGGGTTGGCTGCAGACTCTGGGTGTGGGAAGAGCACCTTCATGAGGAGGCTGACCAGTGTGTTTGGAGGAGCTGCGGAGCCTCCAAGGGGTGGGAACCCAGACTCCAACACACTCATCAGTGACACCACCACTGTCATATGCTTGGATGACTATCACTCACTTGACAGAACTGGAAGGAAGGAGAAGGGTGTGACTGCGCTTGACCCTAGAGCCAACGATTTTGACCTCATGTATGAGCAGGTTAAAGCTATCAAGGATGGAATTGCTGTTGAGAAGCCCATCTACAACCATGTCACCGGCCTCTTGGATCCTCCCGAGACCATCAAGCCTCCCAAGATCCTCGTCATTGAAGGTTTGCACCCCAT GTACGATGCTCGCGTAAGAGACCTCTTGGACTTCAGTATCTATTTGGACATTAGCAATGAGGTTAAATTTGCTTGGAAAATTCAG AGGGACATGGCTGAGCGAGGACATAGTCTTGAAAGCATCAAAGCCAGTATTGAAGCCCGAAAGCCTGATTTTGATGCTTATATTG ATCCACAGAAGCAGTACGCGGATGCAGTGATAGAAGTGTTACCCACTCAGCTCATTCCCGATGACAACGAAGGCAAGGTTTTGAGAGTTCGATTGATCATGAAAGAAGGGGTGACGTATTTCAGCCCGGTTTACTTGTTCGATGAAGGCTCCACCATCTCATGGATCCCCTGTGGGAGGAAGCTTACATGCTCTTACCCTGGCATCAACTTCTCCTACGGCCCCGACACTTACTACGGCCATGAG GTTTCTGTTTTGGAGATGGATGGACAATTTGACAGATTAGATGAGCTCATTTATGTTGAAAGCCATCTGAGCAACATCTCGACCAAGTTCTACGGTGAAATCACCCAACAGTTGTTGAAGCACTCCGATTTCCCAGGAAGTAACAACGGAACTGGCCTCTTCCAAACCATAGTTGGGTTGAAGATAAGAGACCTCTTTGAGCAAATCGTCGCCAGCCGGGCTGCAACTCCCTTAGAAGCAACAAAAGCCTAA
- the LOC100244092 gene encoding phosphoribulokinase, chloroplastic isoform X1: protein MAICTVYTTQSLNSTCSVSKPAKPQLGFHQKQVVFFTKSRRRSGMSSCGSSVITCSAGEQRTVVIGLAADSGCGKSTFMRRLTSVFGGAAEPPRGGNPDSNTLISDTTTVICLDDYHSLDRTGRKEKGVTALDPRANDFDLMYEQVKAIKDGIAVEKPIYNHVTGLLDPPETIKPPKILVIEGLHPMYDARVRDLLDFSIYLDISNEVKFAWKIQRDMAERGHSLESIKASIEARKPDFDAYIDPQKQYADAVIEVLPTQLIPDDNEGKVLRVRLIMKEGVTYFSPVYLFDEGSTISWIPCGRKLTCSYPGINFSYGPDTYYGHEVLHPPISIIYNKKKKKKYQNFNLICPHQVSVLEMDGQFDRLDELIYVESHLSNISTKFYGEITQQLLKHSDFPGSNNGTGLFQTIVGLKIRDLFEQIVASRAATPLEATKA from the exons ATGGCAATCTGCACCGTGTACACAACCCAATCTCTCAACTCAACATGCTCAGTCTCTAAACCAGCGAAACCTCAATTGGGTTTCCACCAGAAGCAGGTGGTTTTCTTCACCAAAAGCAGGAGAAGATCGGGCATGAGCAGCTGCGGCAGCAGTGTGATAACGTGCTCAGCTGGAGAGCAACGGACAGTGGTCATAGGGTTGGCTGCAGACTCTGGGTGTGGGAAGAGCACCTTCATGAGGAGGCTGACCAGTGTGTTTGGAGGAGCTGCGGAGCCTCCAAGGGGTGGGAACCCAGACTCCAACACACTCATCAGTGACACCACCACTGTCATATGCTTGGATGACTATCACTCACTTGACAGAACTGGAAGGAAGGAGAAGGGTGTGACTGCGCTTGACCCTAGAGCCAACGATTTTGACCTCATGTATGAGCAGGTTAAAGCTATCAAGGATGGAATTGCTGTTGAGAAGCCCATCTACAACCATGTCACCGGCCTCTTGGATCCTCCCGAGACCATCAAGCCTCCCAAGATCCTCGTCATTGAAGGTTTGCACCCCAT GTACGATGCTCGCGTAAGAGACCTCTTGGACTTCAGTATCTATTTGGACATTAGCAATGAGGTTAAATTTGCTTGGAAAATTCAG AGGGACATGGCTGAGCGAGGACATAGTCTTGAAAGCATCAAAGCCAGTATTGAAGCCCGAAAGCCTGATTTTGATGCTTATATTG ATCCACAGAAGCAGTACGCGGATGCAGTGATAGAAGTGTTACCCACTCAGCTCATTCCCGATGACAACGAAGGCAAGGTTTTGAGAGTTCGATTGATCATGAAAGAAGGGGTGACGTATTTCAGCCCGGTTTACTTGTTCGATGAAGGCTCCACCATCTCATGGATCCCCTGTGGGAGGAAGCTTACATGCTCTTACCCTGGCATCAACTTCTCCTACGGCCCCGACACTTACTACGGCCATGAGGTACTACACCCTCCCATCTCtattatttataacaaaaaaaaaaaaaaaaaatatcagaaTTTTAATCTCATCTGTCCCCACCAGGTTTCTGTTTTGGAGATGGATGGACAATTTGACAGATTAGATGAGCTCATTTATGTTGAAAGCCATCTGAGCAACATCTCGACCAAGTTCTACGGTGAAATCACCCAACAGTTGTTGAAGCACTCCGATTTCCCAGGAAGTAACAACGGAACTGGCCTCTTCCAAACCATAGTTGGGTTGAAGATAAGAGACCTCTTTGAGCAAATCGTCGCCAGCCGGGCTGCAACTCCCTTAGAAGCAACAAAAGCCTAA